From the Astyanax mexicanus isolate ESR-SI-001 chromosome 9, AstMex3_surface, whole genome shotgun sequence genome, one window contains:
- the leo1 gene encoding RNA polymerase-associated protein LEO1: MADMDELFGSDGDSEAEQRESGSGSGSGSDSEQERPRSASNGSGSESERERDDDEDEEGHDGGKPSNKELFGDDSEDERGSQHSGSDNDNQSEHSGNQSDASMHSDNEHSEAEQHSGSEGHHEEEDDEGHSPSHRSDAGSHVSGAGSHVSGAGSPASGAGSPASGAGSRSSRAGSPASGAGSPASGVGSPASGAGSHVSGAGSHASGAGSHASGAGSHVGSHASGAGSHRSGRGSGSHRSGRGSASPRSDPGTPQSGPGTPHSDGEGSGRDAQSGDEKWGGEGKSDQSDDEEKPRNSDEERDHSDEEVRRGNKTGSPKGSDSEDDFVGRRKKKIASDSDSDSDIGGQRGGKKTAADDLFGEADDISSDSDAEKPPTPGQPMDNEDGMEGEQQEEEPVPETRIEVEIPKVSTDLGSDLYFVKLPNFLSVEPRPFDPQYYEDEFEDEEMLDEEGRTRLKLKVENTIRWRARRDEEGNEIKESNARIVKWSDGSMSLHLGNEVFDVYKAPLQGDHNHLFIRQGTGLQGQAVFKTKLTFRPHSTDSATHRKMTLSLADRCSKTQKIRILPMAGRDPESQRNEMIKKEEERLRASIRRESQQRRMREKQHQRGLSTGYLEPDRYEEDEEGEESVSLAAIKSKYKGGGGLREERARIYSSDSDEGSDEDKAQRLMKAKKLDSDEEGENSSKRKAEDDEESSPKKAKKYVISDEEEEEEDD; this comes from the exons ATGGCGGACATGGATGAGCTGTTCGGCAGTGATGGGGATAGCGAGGCGGAGCAGAGAG AATCTGGTTCCGGTTCCGGTTCTGGTTCTGACTCGGAGCAGGAGAGACCCAGGTCTGCCAGCAACGGCTCTGGAAGCGAGAGTGAGAGGGAAcgggatgatgatgaagatgaagaagggCATGATGGTGGAAAGCCCAGCAATAAAGAGCTCTTTGGGGATGACAGTGAGGATGAACGTGGCAGTCAGCACAGCGGCAGCGACAACGACAACCAGTCTGAGCACTCGGGCAACCAATCGGACGCCAGCATGCACTCTGACAACGAACACTCGGAGGCGGAGCAGCACAGTGGCTCTGAGGGGCACCATGAGGAGGAAGATGATGAGGGTCACAG CCCCAGCCACAGGTCTGATGCAGGAAGCCATGTCTCGGGTGCAGGAAGCCATGTCTCGGGTGCAGGAAGTCCTGCCTCGGGTGCAGGAAGTCCTGCCTCGGGTGCAGGAAGTCGCAGCTCACGTGCAGGAAGTCCCGCCTCAGGTGCAGGAAGTCCAGCTTCAGGAGTAGGCAGTCCCGCCTCAGGTGCAGGAAGCCATGTCTCAGGAGCAGGAAGTCACGCATCAGGAGCAGGAAGTCACGCTTCAGGAGCAGGAAGTCATGTAGGAAGTCACGCCTCAGGAGCAGGAAGTCACAGATCTGGGCGAGGAAGTGGAAGTCACAGATCAGGAAGAGGAAGCGCGAGTCCCCGGTCTGACCCTGGCACCCCTCAGTCCGGCCCTGGGACGCCCCATTCAGACGGAGAGGGCTCAGGGCGTGACGCCCAGTCAGGAGATGAGAAATGGGGTGGTGAGGGGAAGAGTGACCAATCGGATGATGAGGAGAAGCCCCGGAACTCTGATGAAGAGAGGGATCATTCCGACGAGGAAGTAAGACGTGGAAATAAGACTG GTTCTCCTAAAGGCAGCGACAGCGAGGACGATTTTGTGGGAAGGAGGAAAAAGAAAATCGCTTCAGACTCTGACTCAGACAGTGACATCGGGGGTCAAAGAGGGG GGAAGAAAACTGCAGCCGATGACTTGTTTGGAGAAGCAGATGACATCTCCTCAGACAGTGATGCTGAGAAACCCCCCACCCCGGGACAGCCAATG gataATGAGGATGGTATGGAGGGTGAACAGCAGGAGGAGGAGCCAGTTCCTGAGACTCGGATAGAGGTGGAGATTCCTAAAGTCAGCACTGACCTCGGCAGTGACCTTTACTTTGTTAAACTGCCCAACTTTCTCAGTGTGGAGCCCAG GCCGTTTGATCCTCAGTACTATGAGGATGAGTTTGAGGATGAGGAGATGCTGGATGAGGAAGGAAGAACGAGGCTGAAGCTGAAGGTGGAGAACACCATCAGGTGGCGTGCTCGCAGAGACGAAGAGGGAAATGAAATCAAAGAGAGTAACGCACGCATCGTCAAATGGTCTGATGGGAG catgtcCCTGCACCTGGGTAATGAGGTGTTTGACGTGTATAAAGCCCCTCTGCAGGGAGACCACAACCATCTGTTCATCCGACAGGGTACTGGACTGCAGGGCCAAGCAGTGTTCAAGACCAAACTCACcttcag gccCCATTCCACAGACAGCGCCACCCACAGGAAGATGACCCTCTCTCTGGCTGATCGATGCTCCAAAACACAGAAGATCAGAATCCTGCCGATGGCTGGCCGAGACCCCGAGTCACAGAGGAATGAGATGATAAAG aaAGAGGAGGAGCGTTTGCGGGCCTCTATCCGGCGTGAGTCGCAGCAGAGGCGGATGCGGGAGAAGCAGCACCAGCGTGGTCTGAGCACCGGCTATCTGGAGCCTGATCGCTATGAGGAGGACGAGGAAGGGGAGGAGTCAGTCAGCCTCGCCGCCATCAAGAGCAAATacaaaggaggaggaggactgaGAG